Below is a window of Flavobacterium cyclinae DNA.
ATTTGGATGACTAAATCAAATACAAAATTTAAAATAAAAAAAGTAACAATAATTGTACTTGCTATCTTTAGTATGTCTTTTGTTAAAAGCGAATCACCTCTGGCTGTTTCTCAGAGTAGAGCAATACTAACTGCTGATATAATTTTTGAAGGACAAGTTATAAAATACGACAATACAGAAGTAACCATCGAAATAATAAAGCCAATTTGGAACGACTTAAAGAATAAAGCAATTTTAAAACAATCAGAATTAGTATTACCTCGAAGTAGTAAAACTCATTATTCATTGAGAGGACAAATTCCAGATGTCAATCAAAAAGCAATTTTTGCTTTAAAATTTGATCCCAAAACCAAAAAACTGAAGCATTTTTTTTATGATTGGTATATTACAAAAATACAATACAGAGCTACACAATATTATATTGCTGGGAAATATAGTAAAGCTGAACAACAATACATTTCATCAGAAGAAGTAATTTTAGGAATAAAAATTTTAAGAAATAGTTTTCATAAAATTGAGGAACTTTTCCCCGAACGCGCTCCAGTGAATTCAAAAGTTACATTAAAAGCAATTGAACAAGCAAAAGAGAGCAATAACGCAGTAAAAATTTGGATAGATGATATAGAAGCCTACAATGCAGCTTTAACCGAGTAAACACATATTTCACATGAAACAACTTCTTTTACTATCATTTTTTCTTTTTTCTATTATATCTTTTGGTCAACAAATTACAGTAAATGGAAAAGTAACCGACGGAAAAACAGGAGAACCACTTCCTGGAGCAGAAGTTCGAATTTATAAAACCAACAAAGGTTGTAATACTGATATAGATGGAAATTATGTTTTAGAAGTTTCTTTAAATGATACTTTGGTATTTAGTTTCACGGGTATGAAATCCCAAAAAATAAAAGTAGATAAGCAAGAAATTCAGGTGAAATTATTTGAAATTGATCCGATACATGAATCATTTGATCCAGCATATTATATTCGTAGAATTAAAAAGTTGGAAGCAACAACAATGGTCACTAAAGAAGACATTGAAAACGCAAATAATCCAAAATATAAATTTAAAAAGAATGCTAAAAATAATGTTTTTGTAATTTTTGTTTCAGAATTGACTTCGAATGATTTAAACGATGAAGATTTAAAATTTGAACAAAAATATAATGTGAAATATTCTTCAATTGGTA
It encodes the following:
- a CDS encoding carboxypeptidase-like regulatory domain-containing protein — translated: MKQLLLLSFFLFSIISFGQQITVNGKVTDGKTGEPLPGAEVRIYKTNKGCNTDIDGNYVLEVSLNDTLVFSFTGMKSQKIKVDKQEIQVKLFEIDPIHESFDPAYYIRRIKKLEATTMVTKEDIENANNPKYKFKKNAKNNVFVIFVSELTSNDLNDEDLKFEQKYNVKYSSIGNYKNDYLKKYNKLTFKHLKKKFKKSWLSEIRKDAVGLKKE